GGGTCATTGCCTTGCGATTTAACCTGCAACAGCTTTTCAACCCATGCCCCGTTATCTTTTATGTCCAGCTTATGTTGTTCAAGCCATTGCTTTTTCACCTTATTCAGGTAAGTGGTATCAGGCCCTTTTGCAACCATCTCATTGAATTCAATTTGAATGGCTTTTATCAGGGTATCAACCTTTTGTGGCCCACAGGGTAATTGTACTACAAAACTATAATTGCTGTAGGGATACTTTTCCAGCTCGGCATAGGTGCCGCCACCATAAATACCCTGGATCTTTTCACGCAACTCCTCAATGATGCGAATGTTCAGCACTTCACTCAATGCATGGGCTTTCATTTCAACAGCTTCACTATAAGGCGTTTCGCCGGTAAAAAACCCAAGAATCAGGCTTTGCTGTTCCTTGCCTTTACTAACCGTTAGTGTTTTTTTACCTTCTACCGGGCGCACTTTATTATCTACAAAGCTGAATTTTTTACCGGTAGCCGGTAAACTGGCAATGTATTTTTCAATCAACGGCTTTATCTCCCCTTCTTTAAAGCTGCCGCTAAATACGAACTGCATGCCACTGACATCGCCAAAATGTTCTTTGCGAATGGCCAGCACCCGGTCGTAGCTGATTTGATCGAAGTACTCACTGTTAGGTACGACAACGGGCGCCAAAGGGTTGTTATTGAACAATAATTTATACAGCGTATCGGCAAAAGCCGCCCGCGGGTTGGCACTGATGTTGGCATACTGCAGTTTATTCTTTTGAATAAATGCCCTGAATAAAGCGGTATCAGCGCGTGGGGCCGTACATTGCAGGTAAACGAGTTGAAGCATAGCTTCCAGGTCTTTTACGCTGCTGCTGCCACGGAAACCTTCTGAGATGGGTGAAAACACAGGTTCCAGGCTAACGGTTTTACCAGCCAGTACCTTACTTAAATCGGTAGGCGAAAACTGGCCCAGGCCCATGGCGGTGGTAACTGGTACCATATACTCTGCATTATATTTATCGGCCACGCCATATTCGTTTTTACCACCGGGGCGGGTAGCGCCCATAATGATCTGGTCGCCCTTGAAATCGGTTGATTTCAGGGTTACGGTAACACCATTGCTTAATTTATATTCAGTGGTGCCCAGCAGTGCATTTTTTGTAACCGACAACACTTTACCGGGAGTGGGTGCTTTACTCAATAACGTAGCGGCCACCGCTTTTTCTTCATAAGGCATTATATCGGCTTTTGCCTTTGCATCGATGATGGCCAGCAGCTCTTTATCAGTTGGCGCGGTGTTGTCGTTTGTTTCGGGACCGCTCATGTACACAAACAGGTTTTGCTGGTCTTTTATCTCCTTCGACACCTCATTCACTTCGTTGAGGGTAATAGCAGGTAACATAACCTTTACATACTCAAATTCCTTTTCAATACCGGGTATGGGTTCCTGGTCTAAAAAGTTATTCATGTATTCCTCTACCAGGTCGGCCGATTCAGTTTTAGTACGGTTGTTATACGTTCGTTCATATTGCGCCATTACTGTTTTCTTGGCACGTTGTAATTCAGGCTGCGTAAACCCAAACCGTTTTACCCGCTCAATTTCCTCCGCCAAAGCATTGGTGGCCTTTCTTATATCGCCGGTGCCTGCCGCCGCCATGGCGTTAAAGCTTTCATACCCGCGGGCATACGAATCAAAATCAGCGCTGCCATAAATGAACGGCGGGTTTTCTTTCTGCGTTATTTCCTGCAGGCGTTCATTCAGCATGGAAATAAACATCTGTTGAATCAGCTCCTTGCGATAATCGCTGAGAGTTACCGAAACCGGTTTTTTAATAGCGGGATAATTAATGGAAACCCGGTAACCGGTAGCTTCCTTATCGGTTACCACCATGGCCTTTGAAGAATTGTAAGAGGGCACATCGGCATATTCCCTTTTACGTTCGGTGGGCGGGTTGGTTAATGAAGCAAAATGTTTTTTTACCATTTCCTCTGCCTTCAGGGGATCAATGTCGCCCACTACGATCACAGCCATCAGATCGGGCCGGTACCAGTCTTTATAAAAACGGCGAATGTTATCAACCGGGAAGTTCTGGATAATGCTATCGATACCTATTGGTAAGCGCTTGGCATACTTTGAACCTTCAAACAAATGCGGATACACTTTTCTGAAAATGCGGTCATTGGCTCCCTTACCCATCCGGCTTTCTTCCAGGATAATAGCCCGCTCACCATTGATGTCATCGGTAAGGTAGGTTACATTATGCGCCCAGTCTTCCAGCACCTGGAAGCCTTTTTCGAGGTTACCGGGTTTATCGGTAGGAATGGGCAGAATGTATACCGTTTCATCAAAACCGGTATAGGCATTCAGGTCGTTCCCAAAGCCTACGCCGATATTCTGCAAAAAGGAAACGATGTCGTTCTTTTTGAAATGGGTAGTGCCGTTAAAGGCCATGTGCTCGGCCATGTGGGCCAGCCCCTGCTGGTCTTCTTCTTCCTGGATAGAACCGGCATTCAAAACCAAGCGCAATTCAACCTTCTGCTCAGGCTTTTTATTCTGCCGGATGTAATAGGTTAATCCATTCGGCAGCTTTCCGATCTTAACTTTTGCATCAACCGGTAACTTGCTTTGCCCGTTCAATTGTGCGGTAGTATGCTGAATAACCAACATACCAACCAGCAGCAACAGCCACCGGCATGCAATACGCAGGGAGTACATCATGATAGTTTTTTTTGTGCTACAAAATTATTAGGGACGATCAAATAACTAATGGCCGTTGATAAAAAAAGGCCCTCCTACGCTAAAGCTTCGGCGGGCAAGGCAGACGGCAGGCGGCAAACGGCAAACAGCCCCGTCGCGGCAACAAAGAACTCAGAACTGAGAACAGAGAACTAAGGACTAAGGACTAAAAAAGCCTGGCATTACTACCAGGCTTCTTTGTTATAACATCTTTCAATAATGTCTACTTAGCCACTTCTTCTATCACATGTCCTATACAACCGCTGGGCATCTGGATGTGCAGCATAGCCGCCACGGTAGCCGCTATATCGGTCATATAAACTTCGCGGTTGGTTTTGCCTTTTGGAAC
The Niastella koreensis GR20-10 genome window above contains:
- a CDS encoding M16 family metallopeptidase encodes the protein MMYSLRIACRWLLLLVGMLVIQHTTAQLNGQSKLPVDAKVKIGKLPNGLTYYIRQNKKPEQKVELRLVLNAGSIQEEEDQQGLAHMAEHMAFNGTTHFKKNDIVSFLQNIGVGFGNDLNAYTGFDETVYILPIPTDKPGNLEKGFQVLEDWAHNVTYLTDDINGERAIILEESRMGKGANDRIFRKVYPHLFEGSKYAKRLPIGIDSIIQNFPVDNIRRFYKDWYRPDLMAVIVVGDIDPLKAEEMVKKHFASLTNPPTERKREYADVPSYNSSKAMVVTDKEATGYRVSINYPAIKKPVSVTLSDYRKELIQQMFISMLNERLQEITQKENPPFIYGSADFDSYARGYESFNAMAAAGTGDIRKATNALAEEIERVKRFGFTQPELQRAKKTVMAQYERTYNNRTKTESADLVEEYMNNFLDQEPIPGIEKEFEYVKVMLPAITLNEVNEVSKEIKDQQNLFVYMSGPETNDNTAPTDKELLAIIDAKAKADIMPYEEKAVAATLLSKAPTPGKVLSVTKNALLGTTEYKLSNGVTVTLKSTDFKGDQIIMGATRPGGKNEYGVADKYNAEYMVPVTTAMGLGQFSPTDLSKVLAGKTVSLEPVFSPISEGFRGSSSVKDLEAMLQLVYLQCTAPRADTALFRAFIQKNKLQYANISANPRAAFADTLYKLLFNNNPLAPVVVPNSEYFDQISYDRVLAIRKEHFGDVSGMQFVFSGSFKEGEIKPLIEKYIASLPATGKKFSFVDNKVRPVEGKKTLTVSKGKEQQSLILGFFTGETPYSEAVEMKAHALSEVLNIRIIEELREKIQGIYGGGTYAELEKYPYSNYSFVVQLPCGPQKVDTLIKAIQIEFNEMVAKGPDTTYLNKVKKQWLEQHKLDIKDNGAWVEKLLQVKSQGNDPDRFVHYEKYVNMLTPKDIQEAAKLVLAGNEFLAIQLPENAKGTPAEEPKKGF